The Raphanus sativus cultivar WK10039 chromosome 6, ASM80110v3, whole genome shotgun sequence sequence aATGTCGTTCTTTGAATTTGTAATTGTATTGAATGTCATTATCATACATATCTCATCCACCAGAAAAATCCATGCATGTTTCTTTTTCAGTAAAGTGTGGCCAGctctttttatttctatttaaaaaGCAGCTTAAAGTAGAGGATGTAATAGATCCGTCGGTGAGGACCAGAGAAATCAAAAAATGTCTTTCTTATGtggttttaatttgattttgctTTCATATTCTTCCCCCACCATTTTGGTAGGTCTTGCCAAATCATGTGAATAATGTTTCTATTTAGTTAGTACTGAATGTTtagatatttcttttaaaaaatctagagaaataaataaatttgtttctaGAAGAACTGAGAGATCacattgaaaaatatttttgtactATATATTTGGATGGGTTAATAGGGTACAAAGATATATTTGGACTACCACGAGTCCCATTTATATGGTAATCAAATGTCAATTATAGTAATATGTTATCAAATTAACATTGGGATTTGAGAACAACAAACAAAGCAGAAACGAATCATTATTTAGACTGTGTCATAAAAGTATTACTTAATTACGTCGTAATTTACATTAATTAGTTGTTTACAGTACATATTAATAATACGGTCGAGTTAGGTGTAAAATCTTGCATATCATTACCAGCTTTCCACTAAGACATCGAACTCATTGATTATTTTTCCAAAGACCACTAAGACATCGAACTGATTGATTATTTTTCCAAAGACGAAACTCAACTTCTTTTCCTCTTTCTGACGTGACGCATCCTATGTCTAACTGTGATATTATCAATACTTGCAATACAAAGTTTTGGCAATGGATAGATCTGTGAATTTTGAAGTTAAGGTGTGATAAAATAGTCTAAAGCATGTCATCTATATCCAGGATTACTTTACTACCGTGATTCAACAACGggatgaaaagtaaaaaaaaaaaaactaggacACTTGGGACATATACTTTAACAAATAGCCGTCTTTAAGATGATCTTCACGATTACATTTTCGATCCTTTATTTTGAAAATCGTGTTGGACGAAAAGAAATAATATACCATTTCAAAACTTTGATGGCATACTAGTAAGTCTAACATGACTCGAATCTTCTATTTAAAATCATATCCCTAGAGGGTGAAGAAGACCAAGAAGAGATATATTAAACAAACGAAACAGAACCAAGAAAATGGATCCACATTAACACACTACAAAAACTATAGTTTTATTTTCGGGAAAACTGGAAAtatggaaaaaaaatcattagagATTAGATATAATTTTGTAGGAAAAATTCAGAATAGCACGTGAAATATTACTTTAGCAATCCAGCTAACCGTGATTAACGCAAATAATGAAATTCCAGAGCAAAAGTGGCCGTTAATTACTACTGTAGTGGTCATTAAATTAAAGAAACTGTAAAACTAATCACTACAAATATCATGCATAATTCATGGATAATTATTGGACACACTAATCAACCATGCCAAATACAGAAAGTAAATCAGCTAAGCTTACTAGAAGTTACCGTTCGAGTTACGGTTAGGGCAAGCATTGGCAAAATGCGAAGGATCACCACATGAGAAGCACCTTCTACCACTCACTGGCTCTCCAGTTGCAGAAACAAAGCTTGTTCCACCACCGGCACGCCCTCCACCGCTTTGGCCACCGCCTCTACTTTCACGgccacgaccacgaccacggCCGCGTCTACCGCTTCCGCCGCTATTAGAACCTGTTGTTGCATTCCCAGTACCGTTGCTGATGCTATCTTCCCATCTGTcacaaaacattataaaatgcGAATTTAGTGATtgaaaagaaccaaaaaaagaTTCATAAAAGGGTAACCGCCGATCATGGATGATGCTTACGTGAAGAAATTGCAACCTTGTGTTGGACATGAGAAGAACTTCCTTCCCCTGTTAGCTTCTGTGTTGGCTGTACGTATAGGACATGGTGTTCCACAAGTTGTACATGATACTGTAGTTTCATCTGCATTGTTGACAACGATGTTATTGAGAAATGAGATGATGTTTGTTTGCTAAAAAACATTCATAGAAAGGATCCGATTTACCGTTTCTCGGATTTGTTCCAGTGGTACGAGGATTTCGATATCCTGAAGCTCGTGTGGGACAATTGGCAGAAGTATGTCCTCCTTGTTGACAGTGTACGCAGACGTTGTTGTTCTGTCTTATGTTGCTTCCTCGGACATTGTTTGGAGTTGCACCCGGTGCTGCCCTTGCTACAAGAACAAAATGTTTAATTGTTGTTAGTCCAACGTTATCTGTTCACAAGCCAAGCCACAATAACACTTCTTGCCTTCTTATTTAGCACAGaagatgaaaataataattgtatgATGTTTTGTCTAACTACGAGCACTAACCTTGAGAACGGGATCCAGTTCCACATATGTCAATCAACTGTTTAAGAACGTCATCACAGCCACCAACACAGCCTGATAATATGATTAAAACAAACTGGAAATCAGCAGCGATTCTGACATTGTGAACCATTGAAAGATAAGCACAGAGTTGGCTACACGTGTTTGAAAGGATTTGCATACCCAAGTGATTAACATCAAAGCCTGGTGGAATTCTGATCTGACGGAACTTGAAACGTATCTTGTAGACAGGACCTACAGCACAATAAAGCATCATTAAACAATAAAAAGGAATGTTTCATGCATAGTTACTAGATTTTTCTATTCACTGTTACTGGGGCGCTACCTGGACCACAAGATTGACAAATGTCAGTAGTGACAGATGCTTCCAGTGTAGGTCCAGGAAGCCAAACTGCATTCCGACACTGAAAATGGGCAAATGTGTTAGATTAATAGATGCCAGCAAGGAAGAAATACGAAGTGTCAAACTATTGgataataattatcaaaaaatacgGTTAGAAAAGGTTTAATTCATAGATTTGTGAGATTCTGACCTGAGGATAGCTCATGCATCCAACCATAAAATTGCCATCCTGAAAAGAAGAATTAGACTGTTTAACCAGTTGCTCTTTCATTAACAAGAGGGAGGAGAGCAATTAATATCCAACATGGAAACTAATTTGGATGGATCATATAACTACCTGGTTCTTCCTGAGCGCCATATCTGATTCATTGCAAAGGTTGCATCGCCGGACAACTTCACCAGCTGTATGATTGTCACCTTCATCAGTGTTATTAGATCTGCACATACAGTATCATATGTTATATTGCGACGGAAAAGGCTTATGTGACACAGTACTTGAGCAAAGTAATGAGAACACCTTTCAAAGAAAATTGTCATTGCCTCTAGAAGCTTTGTTTTTTTGACCCTTGCCTGCGGGGAACAATTTTGTAAATTACACAATTTAAAATAACGGCCTTCAGTTTCAGCCCATTGCAGCCAGAGAGAagacaaataatatatatgaaaaagcTCACTCACATCTAAGAAACAAGCTTTCATTTGCTGCAAACAAGTTTCCAGAACTTCAGCTTTAGTCTTGTTGCCGACACTAACTTCATTCATATCATGTTCCATGATGGCTCTGAGGTTTGGTTTCCAAAGTTCATACCTGATATTAAAAGTTTGGCAACAAGAATACATCAAAATTCTTAGGTGGCTCTTCAGCATGGTATTGACACAGATTAGGTCTCTCCAAATAGATAGGCCCTTAATATGATTGAAAGCCACATATGTAAGGAGTCTCTAAGTTGCTTATACATACCCCATGTCATCATATCCCATAACAAGCGCCTCACCCTGTAAATTCAGATCAGAACAGTAAGGTGACTTCTGAATCTTTATTTAAGGAAGACAATGAGGAAAAAGTTAGAAAGCTAAGTATTGTCAACTACCAGGTTGGTTGGAGAAAACCGCGTATTAGCATTCTTTGTAGCATAACCTCGATCAAGGAGTTTCTTTATGTGGTCGTGCATTGTCGCATCAGTACCAATGCCTGCCTAACATTCACAAGAACGTAggatataataaataataacaaacatGATCCGATGAGAAATTTAGGGATTGATGAACAATAATATGCAATCACCACCATGAAAAAGGGGGCAAACAAAACAGTTTTACTAACCTTGTCCATACAACTAAGTAAGTCAGCTTCACACAATAGCGGTGGTGGCCTTGTCACAGCTGAATCCAGAGTCAAACGTGTTGGGATAAACTGCACAATACCATGACATTCAGAATCATCATTAATCGTCCTAGCTATAAGAACTAAGTAGAAAGGTAGACGACAAATATCAAAGGAGTGAATGTTCAAACATAATCTTCCTAAACATACAAGCGGTCTTTTACACTTAGATAAAGCGAAATGTGATTGCTATTGCTTATCCTCCAAATTGACCCACTTTAAAAATCATGATGATATCAGTTTCACTTTAGAGTTTAGACTAGAGATCACAAATGCGGAAAGTTATGCCCTTCATTGCCTTATAGGTTAGTAGTTAAGGAATGTTGCTTGCACTCATGGCAAGGTAGTTTAAATGAGGCTAGGCTAAGAGATAGAAATAAACAACCTTATAAAGCAGATCCGAGAAAAAATAAGAGAATCACAAACCTGCTGCCCCTTTTCATACACCGGAATCACTGAACCTCCCCAAGATTCAAAGCGGTACACCTCAAGGTAATTTTTCTagtcacataaataaaaataacattagtATCCAATTACTGAAGCTACAAGCACAGAAGTAGTGAGGAACGAGTCTTACAGCTAATATTGCTCTCCCAGATGCAGAAAAGCGCTCGCCAGCAATATCAATTTCGACTGTAGTTTCAGCCGCAACTGCTGGCTGGGAAACACATGCTAGGTAATGGCGGACAACAAGCTCATAAACGTTCtggaaaagggaaaaaaaaccGTTAACTCCAAAGAAATTTAAACAATATCATACCTTTCCTTATGTTAAACAAATAGACATCCATACTTACAAGGTGATCCCTACTCCAGTTAGACTCTCCGCTAGAAAACTTTGTTGGGTGAATGGGTGGGTGAGCCTTGTCATCATGACCACCATTCCCCGGGTTTCTCCAGAGTCCCCCTTCAGGCTCTAATAATCTTTGTGCATATGGACCCCATGCAGGATGTCTTGTTTGTTCCTCCACCATGGCCTAGACACAAACAGAGATCTTAAGAGACTAAAATTAAAAGCAAAGCATCAAAGTAAATCATTAACTCCACATTAACTTTATTGGCTCGTGATAAAAAGATACCCACACGTAAATCAGTCCTGCTTGAAAAAGAATCTGTCTCTGTACGAGGATAGCTGATGAAACCAGCCTGATATAATTCTTCTGCCACCTATCCAGACAGTGTTGATGTTAATAAGCAATTCAGAAAGAATCAATCTAGAAGAAACCAGAAAAATATACCGAGATACAATAGGATTTagataattttagaaaacatgcAGTCCtaggcaaaaaaaaatatcataggAAACTTAAGTGAACCAGACTAATTCTGACCTTCATGGTATGCTCAGAACTCAGGCGGAAGTATCTTGAAGCGCGTTTTTCAAGTTCAATGGTGTTCAACGGATAAGGAGGGTATTTAAATTTTTCCCTTGGATGAGGGACATTCATTACCTGAAATAAGATTATAAGAGACACAATATTAAGTAGAAGATGCATTTTCAGATAATTAAGATGTTTCTTGTTTTACTCACGGTGGCAGTAGGTTCCAGGACACACATCTCATATAATATAGCAGCTGCAGCATAATCAAAGAGATGACCACGCctgaaataaaaattacatcAACACCACATTCAAGGACAATAGACCAGGAAACAACAATAAGCATGGAAGTTTGTAAAAGTACATCCAATTAAAGGTGGCAAGGCCTTCTGATGATTCGTGAGAACAGTTGATTGTCCAAAACTCCTCTGGTTCATGTGCCTGAATCTCCCAGTATCTCTCAACAATAAAGCCAAGTGTAGGAAACTGCAGTTGAAGCAGAAAAATGTCAACATTGCAGCATAAAAACAACAGATACCCTGACTCTGATATACATAATGGGATTGACTCCTAAAAATTACCTGACAAGGACCATAACTTATAACACGACTCCTCTCTTCATCACCCGTGGAGTCAATTGAGAACCTATCTTTCAGAAGCATAGTCTGAAACCTAGTGAAAGAAGCACCAATGCGTAGGTCTATTTCCTGAAagtattcaaaattaaaatattagctTTACAAATTTTCTAGAGAATACTAACACAGTGGCATATTACAGGACTTTCAGGAGAAACTCACTTGTCTAGCATCAACAGCCTGAGCAAACAACTGATTAGGCTCTCTGAGATTCTGAACTGCTTCATGAATTTCCCTAGAAAATGTCAACACACCATTAGACTAGATTCTATGGTTTGAAGTAGAGTAAGTAAGAGAGATCACACTCCTCAATAACCTGTCAATTAACGCAGAGAAATGAGCCCTCCGTATGTAAAGATTCTGTTTCACAGCTCTACAAACATCCACAACTTCAAATGCAATGTTCTCACCTTCCCTATCACAATCAAGCCACAGCACAAGCCAATCGCTCCTCCTTGCTTCCTCCTCCAACGTCTTCTTAATATCCTTCTTATCCTAAACCAACTCAAAACCATaactaatccaaaaaaaaaagttgaaatcGAATCGAATCTAAATAAAAGCTGACGTGTCATCAATACCTCGGGGACGTGTTTCATGACCGGAGCTTCGTACAGATCCGCGGGGTCGCAGGAGTGCCATTTGCGGAAGCGATCAGCGAACTCGAGCTCCATCAGGTGACCGATGACGGAGGTCATCATCATACGGCACGGTTGGCCGTTGATTGCGTAATCGAACTCGAAGATTTTGTTGTACCGAGACCTACCCTCCCGAGTCCGGTAACTTCCACGGGATAGAATCCCAGCCACTGACTTCGCCACCGAAGGTTTCTCCGCCACGTTCAGTACCGTCACGGGTCCACCGCCTCGCCGCGACATCGCCGGGGGAAAAGCCCTAAACGGTTAATAATTTCGATTTTTTTAAGGAGGCGAATTTTCCCGCCCTTGAGGATTCTTCTACTAGCGGGACGTCACTTTGTTCGAAAACAACAAAGGGTCTTAACTTACGATATTTATGGGAAAATGTACGAAATCACAAATAAAAcccatttgtttttattattgttttaggCCCGGCCCAAAGTTTTCCTTTTATGAAAGGCCCGACACATTTTAAATGGTGTCTTTCGAATATTGATAATTAGAAAATGtaattaactaaaaaattaactaatcaTATACAATATGGTTTAGGGATATAATTAAGAACTGGTAAGTGAGAGATAAAAAGTCAACTCATGGACTAAAATGAATATCTATTGTAAGACTAGACATTCAGATATTCGGATCGGATCTCTATATATCATATAGATAACTAGtaattttggttcggttataGATCGGGTACTACGATTTCGGATatccataaaatatttaaatcatatatatatttacaatatgagactttttagattttaaagtaGTCTAATGTAATGTGGTTGTTTATTTGCCTATCCAATCTAAGTTCGTGTTGCGACAATATCAATTTTATAACAGTTTAGTATTagaattatatgtatttatacaaCTTTAAAAACTTCTAatatagattgaagtggttcAATATTAATGTGGTTATCACTTTACAAGTTTGAACCCGAATTTGAGTAGTGATACTGTCATTTTTCTAATATCCTGAATTTTAAGACATGCATAATTGatttctttgatcaaaaaaaaagacatgcaTAATTGATTCAATCAGTTTTATAttgaaaccaaaaccaaaatcaaaacgATATCCATAATAGATAATATCTTAGATCCTAGATGAAATGATCCGAACCAAACTATTTCAGGTTAATTACAATTTGAATAATTGGTTTTGGTTAAAAGGCTCAGCCCGGTTATCTCCCCGATAACAATTTCCCTTCACTTAGGGGAGGTTATTGGTAGAAGAATTCTTGAGGAGTTGTAAAATTTACAGATTCTATTATTATTGGCTAAAGAATTTCTGAAATCTTAgtaaaatctattgttattggggtaaaattttgtaaattccATTCAAAATCATTCATTACTGGAAAAGTTTACATATCATTGATTTAGCAACTccattaaaatttattgttattgggatgtaaattttcttttttttagtcaTGAGACTCAACTTTAGAAATACCATGTATATCCAtaagattttcaaaatctatgaAATAAAAACAGTCAtatacaaacacacaacaaaataACTACAAAACTATATGAAAGCTGATGGAACATAAAATAATCCAACACAAAgagcatatatttttttagtaattaacCAAAGTTACGAAACTAAGAAGTGTTGAAAAAAGTACATGTCATTACGTTAACTCCAAAGAAATTTAAACAATATCATACCTTTCCTTATGTTAAACAAATAGACATCCATACTTACAAGGTGATCCCTACTCCAGTTAGACTCTCCGCTAGAAAACTTTGTTGGGTGAATGGGTGGGTGAGCCTTGTCATCATGACCACCATTCCCCGGGTTTCTCCAGAGTCCCCCTTCAGGCTCTAATAATCTTTGTGCATATGGACCCCATGCAGGATGTCTTGTTTGTTCCTCCACCATGGCCTAGACACAAACAGAGATCTTAAGAGACTAAAATTAAAAGCAAAGCATCAAAGTAAATCATTAACTCCACATTAACTTTATTGGCTCGTGATAAAAAGATACCCACACGTAAATCAGTCCTGCTTGAAAAAGAATCTGTCTCTGTACGAGGATAGCTGATGAAACCAGCCTGATATAATTCTTCTGCCACCTATCCAGACAGTGTTGATGTTAATAAGCAATTCAGAAAGAATCAATCTAGAAGAAACCAGAAAAATATACCGAGATACAATAGGATTTagataattttagaaaacatgcAGTCCtaggcaaaaaaaaatatcataggAAACTTAAGTGAACCAGACTAATTCTGACCTTCATGGTATGCTCAGAACTCAGGCGGAAGTATCTTGAAGCGCGTTTTTCAAGTTCAATGGTGTTCAACGGATAAGGAGGGTATTTAAATTTTTCCCTTGGATGAGGGACATTCATTACCTGAAATAAGATTATAAGAGACACAATATTAAGTAGAAGATGCATTTTCAGATAATTAAGATGTTTCTTGTTTTACTCACGGTGGCAGTAGGTTCCAGGACACACATCTCATATAATATAGCAGCTGCAGCATAATCAAAGAGATGACCACGCctgaaataaaaattacatcAACACCACATTCAAGGACAATAGACCAGGAAACAACAATAAGCATGGAAGTTTGTAAAAGTACATCCAATTAAAGGTGGCAAGGCCTTCTGATGATTCGTGAGAACAGTTGATTGTCCAAAACTCCTCTGGTTCATGTGCCTGAATCTCCCAGTATCTCTCAACAATAAAGCCAAGTGTAGGAAACTGCAGTTGAAGCAGAAAAATGTCAACATTGCAGCATAAAAACAACAGATACCCTGACTCTGATATACATAATGGGATTGACTCCTAAAAATTACCTGACAAGGACCATAACTTATAACACGACTCCTCTCTTCATCACCCGTGGAGTCAATTGAGAACCTATCTTTCAGAAGCATAGTCTGAAACCTAGTGAAAGAAGCACCAATGCGTAGGTCTATTTCCTGAAagtattcaaaattaaaatattagctTTACAAATTTTCTAGAGAATACTAACACAGTGGCATATTACAGGACTTTCAGGAGAAACTCACTTGTCTAGCATCAACAGCCTGAGCAAACAACTGATTAGGCTCTCTGAGATTCTGAACTGCTTCATGAATTTCCCTAGAAAATGTCAACACACCATTAGACTAGATTCTATGGTTTGAAGTAGAGTAAGTAAGAGAGATCACACTCCTCAATAACCTGTCAATTAACGCAGAGAAATGAGCCCTCCGTATGTAAAGATTCTGTTTCACAGCTCTACAAACATCCACAACTTCAAATGCAATGTTCTCACCTTCCCTATCACAATCAAGCCACAGCACAAGCCAATCGCTCCTCCTTGCTTCCTCCTCCAACGTCTTCTTAATATCCTTCTTATCCTAAACCAACTCAAAACCATaactaatccaaaaaaaaaagttgaaatcGAATCGAATCTAAATAAAAGCTGACGTGTCATCAATACCTCGGGGACGTGTTTCATGACCGGAGCTTCGTACAGATCCGCGGGGTCGCAGGAGTGCCATTTGCGGAAGCGATCAGCGAACTCGAGCTCCATCAGGTGACCGATGACGGAGGTCATCATCATACGGCACGGTTGGCCGTTGATTGCGTAATCGAACTCGAAGATTTTGTTGTACCGAGACCTACCCTCCCGAGTCCGGTAACTTCCA is a genomic window containing:
- the LOC108807153 gene encoding DNA topoisomerase 3-alpha; translated protein: MSRRGGGPVTVLNVAEKPSVAKSVAGILSRGSYRTREGRSRYNKIFEFDYAINGQPCRMMMTSVIGHLMELEFADRFRKWHSCDPADLYEAPVMKHVPEDKKDIKKTLEEEARRSDWLVLWLDCDREGENIAFEVVDVCRAVKQNLYIRRAHFSALIDREIHEAVQNLREPNQLFAQAVDARQEIDLRIGASFTRFQTMLLKDRFSIDSTGDEERSRVISYGPCQFPTLGFIVERYWEIQAHEPEEFWTINCSHESSEGLATFNWMRGHLFDYAAAAILYEMCVLEPTATVMNVPHPREKFKYPPYPLNTIELEKRASRYFRLSSEHTMKVAEELYQAGFISYPRTETDSFSSRTDLRAMVEEQTRHPAWGPYAQRLLEPEGGLWRNPGNGGHDDKAHPPIHPTKFSSGESNWSRDHLNVYELVVRHYLACVSQPAVAAETTVEIDIAGERFSASGRAILAKNYLEVYRFESWGGSVIPVYEKGQQFIPTRLTLDSAVTRPPPLLCEADLLSCMDKAGIGTDATMHDHIKKLLDRGYATKNANTRFSPTNLGEALVMGYDDMGYELWKPNLRAIMEHDMNEVSVGNKTKAEVLETCLQQMKACFLDARVKKTKLLEAMTIFFERSNNTDEGDNHTAGEVVRRCNLCNESDMALRKNQDGNFMVGCMSYPQCRNAVWLPGPTLEASVTTDICQSCGPGPVYKIRFKFRQIRIPPGFDVNHLGCVGGCDDVLKQLIDICGTGSRSQARAAPGATPNNVRGSNIRQNNNVCVHCQQGGHTSANCPTRASGYRNPRTTGTNPRNDETTVSCTTCGTPCPIRTANTEANRGRKFFSCPTQGCNFFTWEDSISNGTGNATTGSNSGGSGRRGRGRGRGRESRGGGQSGGGRAGGGTSFVSATGEPVSGRRCFSCGDPSHFANACPNRNSNGNF
- the LOC130495546 gene encoding DNA topoisomerase 3-alpha-like, with protein sequence MSRRGGGPVTVLNVAEKPSVAKSVAGILSRGSYRTREGRSRYNKIFEFDYAINGQPCRMMMTSVIGHLMELEFADRFRKWHSCDPADLYEAPVMKHVPEDKKDIKKTLEEEARRSDWLVLWLDCDREGENIAFEVVDVCRAVKQNLYIRRAHFSALIDREIHEAVQNLREPNQLFAQAVDARQEIDLRIGASFTRFQTMLLKDRFSIDSTGDEERSRVISYGPCQFPTLGFIVERYWEIQAHEPEEFWTINCSHESSEGLATFNWMRGHLFDYAAAAILYEMCVLEPTATVMNVPHPREKFKYPPYPLNTIELEKRASRYFRLSSEHTMKVAEELYQAGFISYPRTETDSFSSRTDLRAMVEEQTRHPAWGPYAQRLLEPEGGLWRNPGNGGHDDKAHPPIHPTKFSSGESNWSRDHLVSMDVYLFNIRKGMILFKFLWS